The sequence ACAACTTGATAAGCCAAAAGTAAAAAGCAGTAAAACTGAAACTATTTTTTTCATTTAAAATTTATTAGCGAAGTTCTAAAAGTACAACATTTTCAACATGATGCGTTTGCGGAAACATATCCACTGGACGTACTCTGGTAACTTTGTATTTTTCGTCCATTAAAGCTAAATCACGTGCTTGTGTAGCCGAATTACAACTTACATAAACTACTTTTTTTGGAGCAATTTTCAAGATTTGATCAATTACCAATGCATGCATTCCATCTCTCGGCGGATCTGTAATGATAACATCAGGTTTGCCGTGTTGCGCAATAAAAGCTTCGTTGAAAACGACTTTCATGTCTCCAACAAAAAACTCACAATTAGTAATGTTATTGCGTTCAGCATTTGCTTTTGCGTCTAAAATGGCTTCAGGAACACTTTCAACACCAATTACTTTTTTCGCTTTTTTCGAAACAAACTGAGCAATAGTCCCAGTTCCTGTATATAAATCATACACGGTTTCGTTTCCTGTCAATCCAGCAAAATCGCGTGTAATTTTGTATAATTCGTAAGCTTGATCAGAATTTGTTTGATAGAAAGATTTAGCGTTGATGCTAAATTTCAAACCTTCCATTTCTTCCAAGATATAATCTCTTCCTTTATAAAGTTTGATATCTTGATCGTAAATGGTATCATTTTGTTTTGCATTTACCACATATTGCAATGAGGTAATCTGCGGGAATTTTTCATATAAATGATCCAAAACCAACTCACGATTTGCTTTGTCATCTTCAAAAAACTGAATCAAAACCATGATTTCGCCAGTTGAAGCGGTACGAATCATTAAAGTTCTCAATAATCCAGAATGCTCTCTTGGATTAAAAAAGACTAAATTATGCTCATTAGCAAAAGCTCTAATTTCGTTTCTGATCGCATTTGAAGGATCTTCTTGCAAATGACATTTTTGGATATCTAGAATTTTATCCCACATTTTTGGAATATGGAATCCTAATGCATTTCTGTTTCCTAGATCTTCAGTGCTTCCAATTTCTTTTTCAGTCAACCAACGGCTGTTTGAAAACGAAAACTCCATTTTGTTTCTGTAGAAAAACTGTTTTTCTGAACCTAAAATATCTTCAAATTCAGGAAGTTCAACTTTTCCAATTCGTTGTAAATGATTTTTGACTTCATTTTGTTTGTAATACAACTGTTGGCTGTATTTCATATTTTGCCATTTGCATCCGCCGCAAACTCCAAAATGATCACAGATAGGATCAATACGGTGTTTTGATAATTCATGAAATTTTACGGCTTTTCCTTCGTAATATGCTTTTCTTTTTTTGAATGTCTGTACATCAACAACATCACCAGGCACAACATTCGGAATAAAGATTACTTTTCCGTCTGGAGCTTTTGCAACTGATACTCCTTTTGCTCCTGCGTCTAATACTTCAATTTGATGAAAGACAACTTTGTCTGTATTTTTTCTTCCCATAGCGCAAAAATAAGGGTTTGAAAACTTTTATAAATTTAATTTTCAAAATATTTTATCAAATTGTGTAATTTAACACATAAATTAAGTTTAAAAGTTAACTTTGTTTTTTGGTAATTTCCCCAAATGTCGCATTTTTAACCTATAGTATTGTTGTTTTTTTATGAAGTTATATCATAATCTGTCACAAATAAGCTTCCTAAAAAAGAGCTATGTATTGAAATTTTTGTTTGTTGCCTTCATAGGAATACATATCCCTTTAATTGGTATTTTGTTCTTTGTGTTGTTTTCAGCGAACGATATTTCAGCAATTTCGATTTTGATTTTTGCCTTGGTTATGACTTTGGTAGCAACTCTTGCGACTTTATTTATTTTAAAAAAATTAATCAAGCCCATCTCAATTGCCTCAAAATCTCTCGATGATTATCGAAATAATCGAAAACTTTCTGTTTTGCCTACTGAATATAATGATGAGGCTGGATTGTTAATGCGCAATATTCAGGAATCAATTTACGAATCTGAAAGTTTTATCAACGAAAAACAAGATTTGATTTATATGCTTTCGCATGATTTGAAAAATTTTGCTGGAAATCCGCAAGGATTGGCGCGATTAATTTTAAGCGAAAATCCATCTGAGTCAGTAAAACATTTGGCAGAATTAATTTGTGAATCGACCAATTTACAATTTCGATACATCGATAACTTTATAAAGCTTTTGAAAGAGCAAGATCAGGTCGCAAATCCTAATCCTGAAGCAAGAACAGTTGTTTTTTCAAATATTGTACATTTTATTAATGAACAAGTCGAGCAAAGGCTTTTAGATAAAAACATTACAATGAATCTAAGTTTGGAAATTTCTGAAGCCGAACTTAGAATAGATGAAGGTTTGTTGATTCAAGTTTTGGTGAATTTGATTAGCAACGCTATCAAATTCTCTTTTTTTGATAGCGAGATTAAAGTTCGAATTTATAATGAAGATTCTAAATTAGCTATAACAGTGGCAGATAAAGGCGTTGGTTTCGATAAAAATCAAATTGAGGAATTATTTAAAAAATTCACCAAAATGAGCCGATTGGGAACTGCAAACGAATTGTCAACCGGAATTGGCCTTTATTTATGCAAAAAAATAATCGAACGCCACAAAGGTACCTTGACAGCCAGTAGCGAAGGAAAAAACAAAGGCGCCGAATTTAAGATTGAATTTGAGCTTTAGTTTTTTTTGGTTCTAAGGCACTAAAATGCTAAGGCGCTAAGATTGAAAATAAAACTTAGAATTTCAGTATCTCAAAAAGCAGTATTTCGTAAAAAAGTTGGTTTCCCATCAACACAACCAATTCCATCTGGCGGAA comes from Flavobacterium sp. KACC 22761 and encodes:
- a CDS encoding HAMP domain-containing sensor histidine kinase, translating into MKFLFVAFIGIHIPLIGILFFVLFSANDISAISILIFALVMTLVATLATLFILKKLIKPISIASKSLDDYRNNRKLSVLPTEYNDEAGLLMRNIQESIYESESFINEKQDLIYMLSHDLKNFAGNPQGLARLILSENPSESVKHLAELICESTNLQFRYIDNFIKLLKEQDQVANPNPEARTVVFSNIVHFINEQVEQRLLDKNITMNLSLEISEAELRIDEGLLIQVLVNLISNAIKFSFFDSEIKVRIYNEDSKLAITVADKGVGFDKNQIEELFKKFTKMSRLGTANELSTGIGLYLCKKIIERHKGTLTASSEGKNKGAEFKIEFEL
- the rlmD gene encoding 23S rRNA (uracil(1939)-C(5))-methyltransferase RlmD, whose protein sequence is MGRKNTDKVVFHQIEVLDAGAKGVSVAKAPDGKVIFIPNVVPGDVVDVQTFKKRKAYYEGKAVKFHELSKHRIDPICDHFGVCGGCKWQNMKYSQQLYYKQNEVKNHLQRIGKVELPEFEDILGSEKQFFYRNKMEFSFSNSRWLTEKEIGSTEDLGNRNALGFHIPKMWDKILDIQKCHLQEDPSNAIRNEIRAFANEHNLVFFNPREHSGLLRTLMIRTASTGEIMVLIQFFEDDKANRELVLDHLYEKFPQITSLQYVVNAKQNDTIYDQDIKLYKGRDYILEEMEGLKFSINAKSFYQTNSDQAYELYKITRDFAGLTGNETVYDLYTGTGTIAQFVSKKAKKVIGVESVPEAILDAKANAERNNITNCEFFVGDMKVVFNEAFIAQHGKPDVIITDPPRDGMHALVIDQILKIAPKKVVYVSCNSATQARDLALMDEKYKVTRVRPVDMFPQTHHVENVVLLELR